The region CGCCTGCCAGCGGGTGAAGTTCTCGGTGAATTGCTCGCCCAGCGCACGCCGCCAGCCGATAAAATCACCCGCCATATGGGCGGAGATCATCACGTTGGGTTTATCCCATAGCGGGTGTTCCTCCGGCAGCGGCTCTTCCTCAAACACATCCAGTGCCGCGCCGGCAATGTCTCCTCGATCCAACGCCGCCAGCAGCGCCTCGGTGACCACGATGGGACCGCGACCGACATTGATCAGGTGTGCCGAGGGTTTCATCGCCCGAAAGGTCTGCTCATCGAACAGCCCTTCCGTATCCGGGGTCAACGGGGCGGTAATCACCACGTAATCCACGTGCGGCAACACCGCCATCATGTTCTCCTGGGCATGCACCTCGCGAAATCCGTCAATGGTCCGCGCGGTGCGCGCGGTGCCCTGCACTTCCAGCCCCGCAGCGTTCAGCAACTGACCCACCGTTGTGCCGATGGAGCCCGCGCCCACGATCAGCGCACGCTGACGATCAATCAACCGCGTTTCGCGGTGCTGCCAGCGATGCAAGCGCTGATAGTTGAGATTGCCAATCGTATCTTTGGCGAACAGTAAAATAGCCCCGAGTACATACTCAGCGATACCGCGATTGAAAATACCTCGCGCGTTGGTAATGGGGATATCACTGTCACGCAGCGCCGGAAACA is a window of Marinimicrobium sp. C6131 DNA encoding:
- a CDS encoding D-2-hydroxyacid dehydrogenase, which codes for MTEVLVLTADDEPDLPGLDGLPDPVRVTHVRDEQALADGLTRADILVVTDFRSGMIERCWPEAPSVRWVHATSAGVDALMFPALRDSDIPITNARGIFNRGIAEYVLGAILLFAKDTIGNLNYQRLHRWQHRETRLIDRQRALIVGAGSIGTTVGQLLNAAGLEVQGTARTARTIDGFREVHAQENMMAVLPHVDYVVITAPLTPDTEGLFDEQTFRAMKPSAHLINVGRGPIVVTEALLAALDRGDIAGAALDVFEEEPLPEEHPLWDKPNVMISAHMAGDFIGWRRALGEQFTENFTRWQAGDELNNLVQKV